One Drosophila subobscura isolate 14011-0131.10 chromosome U, UCBerk_Dsub_1.0, whole genome shotgun sequence DNA window includes the following coding sequences:
- the LOC117901953 gene encoding zinc finger protein ush isoform X3, protein MLSSNTRGDCSDTTEEMTVDSRDSKDLTAQELGEEKQQQQQHEQEEQEQDEPMDLQENNNNSDGEADTEDSLSVALPEETQAELGATEMEHSREEQQEATPHSSASTPPRSPTPPAGNLVPKLEQPATPPSESPSPSPSPTPTPRLPKLRLNALLASDPALKPDAKELHLSDKRLLAPPQQIKPEPQPQPQSSLQPDLVEPLLKPARFMCLPCGIAFSSPSTLEAHQAYYCSHRNKDAEEADGAGADKAGGADKSTAGGGAGGGSSGSEPPAKVARIGKQYACTQCSYSADKKVSLNRHMRMHQTSPAPSLGSLGSLGSLPSLTANGVPGAAGGSGGGGSSSSALEEGSSQQQTDRYCSDCDIRFNNIKTYRAHKQHYCSSRRSDGRSTPKGGAAAAAEGATVAARESGGAGSAGSASAAAAATGKLSPQTRNKTPTPAMVAAAAAAAAAAAAAATLQAPTSQPFLALPTHPIIIVPCSLIRAASIIPGPLPTPSSGIVNLESTCFTVDNGAIKPLATALISNALAGNMNHFVNSLHMAALEPERPTAGAEGAGNPEPKSSSPAEPKRKEAGGSRESAPLDLSFRRSPISLLQHRQRHIRSAAAAAAAALLDVEEVLLGAGKENVESALSRAGGSVTPEQIVCAPSLPSSPSMSPSPKRRASPRSSGAGSASSMSPPGLNPHLLDIRSMLPADFGLSESLLAKTNPELALKLAAAAAAAVAAGGSAASSVAAAPSNVGNQQQQQQQPQIYVKQGVSKCKECNIVFCKYENYLAHKQHYCSARNQEPSGDGGDSKSAVSPSNAAAGNNVGASSVETTPVAYQQLICAACGIKYTSLDNLRAHQNYYCPKGGATAATALSEATKEKCGKCKTLHEHGHPCPAPPAATPLTAPASLQSGVSSGLNSVNKCPVCGVVSPTAALARKHMEMHGTVKAFRCSICQYKGNTLRGMRTHIRTHFDKKTSDVNEEHYMTCIFEEDNSGHAAAVSQELPAAAVVTVPQQEPPMEHPPQLFNCDYCNYASTYKGNVLRHMKLLHPHVAINSPSISPETREQETPLLPSVTPNAHEASNGEAISFHIKSEPGLDIPPTLHENNNSPIGTPLPHIKAEPLDIDGMSPTPLALPLPPPVASPLAAAAAEAMKKYCSVCDISFNYVKTFLAHKQFYCKSKPARPEVNDSPSPNANHLAGVGVGVGMGMVSGQPLQSPSELMLMQKNKENLQEAAI, encoded by the exons ATGCTCAGCAGCAATACAAGAG GTGATTGTTCCGATACCACAGAAGAGATGACCGTTGACAGCAGAG ATTCCAAAGATTTAACCGCTCAGGAACTGGGCgaagagaagcagcaacagcagcagcacgagcaggaggagcaggagcaggacgaACCCATGGATCTgcaggaaaacaacaacaacagcgatgGGGAGGCAGACACAGAGGACTCCCTCTCCGTAGCATTACCAGAAGAGACGCAGGCAGAGCTGGGGGCAACAGAAATGGAGCACAGCCGggaggaacagcaggaggCTACGCCCCACAGCAGTGCCAGCACGCCGCCACGCAGTCCCACGCCGCCAGCTGGCAACCTGGTGCCCAAGCTGGAGCAGCCCGCAACACCACCCTCCGAGTCGCCATCACCGAGTCCttcgcccacgcccacgccgaGGCTGCCAAAGCTGCGACTCAATGCGCTGCTCGCCTCGGATCCCGCGCTGAAGCCCGATGCCAAGGAGCTGCACCTGTCGGACAAGCGATTGCTGGCACCGCCGCAGCAGATCAAACCAGAGCCACAACCGCAGCCGCAGTCCAGCCTGCAGCCCGATCTCGTGGAGCCGCTGCTGAAGCCCGCGCGTTTCATGTGCCTGCCCTGCGGCATTGCCTTCAGCTCGCCCTCCACGCTGGAGGCGCATCAGGCCTACTATTGCTCGCATCGCAACAAGGACGCGGAGGAGGCGGATGGCGCAGGTGCAGACAAAGCTGGGGGTGCGGACAAGTCCACAGCGGGTGGAGGcgctggcggtggcagcagcggctcggAGCCACCAGCCAAGGTGGCGCGCATCGGCAAGCAGTACGCGTGCACCCAATGCTCCTACAGTGCGGACAAGAAGGTGTCCCTCAACCGGCACATGCGCATGCATCAGACCTCGCCGGCGCCCAGTCTCGGGAGTCTGGGATCGCTGGGCAGTCTGCCCAGTCTCACGGCAAATGGTGTGCCAGgcgcggcaggcggcagcggtggaggcggcagcagcagcagcgccctcGAGGAGGGTTCTAGTCAA cagcaaacggaCCGCTACTGCAGCGACTGTGATATACGCTTCAACAACATCAAGACCTACCGCGCCCACAAGCAGCACTACTGCAGCTCCCGACGCTCCGACGGCCGTTCGACGCCCAAAggtggcgcagcagcagcagccgagggTGCAACAGTCGCCGCTCGGGAGTCGGGCGGAGCGGGCTCTGCGGGCAGTGCCTCCGCGGCAGCTGCGGCAACCGGCAAACTCAGCCCTCAGACGCGTAATAAGACACCCACGCCAGCCatggtggcggcagcagcggcggcggcagcagcagcagcggcagctgccacattGCAGGCGCCCACGTCCCAACCCTTTCTGGCGCTGCCCACGCATCCGATCATCATTGTGCCGTGCAGCTTGATACGAGCAGCGAGCATTATTCCAGGACCACT CCCCACACCCTCCTCGGGCATTGTGAACCTCGAGTCCACCTGCTTCACCGTGGACAATGGCGCCATCAAGCCGCTGGCCACCGCTTTGATTAGCAATGCGCTGGCCGGGAACATGAATCACTTTGTCAATTCGCTGCACATGGCCGCGCTGGAGCCAGAACGTCCCACAGCAGGCGCCGAGGGAGCAGGGAACCCGGAGCCCAAGAGCAGCAGTCCAGCGGAGCCCAAGCGCAAGGAAGCAGGCGGCAGTCG TGAATCTGCGCCACTCGATCTCTCGTTTCGTCGCTCGCCCATTTCCCTCTTGCAGCATCGCCAGCGGCACATAcgctccgctgctgctgctgcggccgccgCGCTGCTGGACGTCGAGGAAGTGCTGCTGGGCGCGGGCAAGGAGAACGTGGAGTCTGCCCTCAGTCGAGCTGGCGGCAGTGTGACGCCCGAGCAGATCGTGTGTGCGCCCTCGCTGCCCAGCAGCCCCTCGATGAGTCCCTCGCCCAAGCGACGTGCCAGTCCGCGAAGCTCTGGAGCGGGCAGTGCCTCCTCCATGTCGCCGCCTGGCCTGAATCCACATCTGCTGGACATACGCTCCATGCTGCCAGCGGACTTTGGGCTGTCCGAgtcgctgctggccaagaccAATCCGGAGTTGGCGCTCAAGCTGGCGGCAGCCGCGGCGGCAGCTGTTGCGGCGGGTGGGAGTGCCGCGTCCTCGGTGGCTGCAGCGCCCTCCAATGTAggaaaccagcagcagcaacagcagcagccgcagatcTACGTGAAGCAGGGCGTGTCCAAGTGCAAGGAGTGCAACATTGTCTTCTGCAAATACGAGAATTATTTGGCCCACAAGCAGCACTACTGCTCGGCGCGCAACCAAGAGCCAAGCGGCGATGGCGGCGACTCCAAGTCCGCCGTTTCGCCCTCGAATGCCGCAGCGGGCAACAATGTTGGCGCCTCCTCGGTGGAGACCACGCCCGTGGCCTATCAGCAACTCATTTGCGCCGCCTGCGGCATCAAGTACACCTCGCTGGACAATCTGCGCGCACATCAGAACTACTACTGCCCCAAGGGTGGTGCCACGGCGGCCACAGCGCTCTCGGAGGCCACCAAGGAGAAGTGCGGCAAGTGCAAGACGCTGCACGAGCACGGACATCCCTGCCCGGCGCCACCTGCGGCCACGCCGCTGACAGCGCCCGCCAGCCTGCAGTCGGGCGTCTCCTCGGGCCTCAACAGCGTCAACAAGTGTCCCGTGTGCGGCGTGGTGAGTCCCACAGCGGCACTGGCACGCAAGCACATGGAGATGCATGGCACGGTGAAGGCGTTCCGCTGCAGCATTTGCCAGTACAAGGGGAACACGCTGCGCGGCATGCGCACCCACATCAGGACGCACTTCGACAAGAAGACGAGCGACGTCAACGAGGAGCACTACATGACGTGCATCTTCGAGGAGGATAACTCGGGCCATGCCGCTGCTGTGTCGCAGGagctgccagcagcggcagtcgtGACCGTgccgcagcaggagccacCCATGGAGCATCCGCCGCAGCTGTTTAACTGCGATTATTGCAATTATGCCTCGACCTACAAGGGCAATGTG CTGCGTCACATGAAGCTGCTGCATCCGCATGTGGCCATCAATTCTCCCTCAATATCCCCCGAGACACGTGAACAGgagacgccgctgctgcccagcgTCACGCCGAATGCGCACGAAGCATCCAATGGCGAGGCCATCAG CTTCCACATCAAATCAGAGCCTGGACTGGACATTCCACCGACGCTGCACGAGAACAACAACTCTCCCATTGGCACACCCTTGCCGCACATCAAGGCCGAGCCGCTGGACATTGACGGCATGTCGCCCACcccgctggcgctgccactgccgccgcctgtgGCCTCACCgctggcagccgctgccgccgagGCCATGAAGAAGTACTGCTCCGTGTGCGACATATCCTTCAACTATGTGAAGACCTTTTTGGCCCACAAGCAGTTCTACTGCAAGAGCAAGCCAGCAAGGCCCGAGGTGAACGACAGTCCCAGCCCCAATGCCAATCACCTggcgggagtgggagtgggtgtcGGCATGGGCATGGTGAGTGGCCAGCCGCTGCAATCGCCCAGCGAACTGATGCTGATGCAAAAGAACAAGGAGAACCTGCAGGAGGCGGCCATTTGA
- the LOC117901953 gene encoding zinc finger protein ush isoform X4 — MLSSNTRGDCSDTTEEMTVDSRDSKDLTAQELGEEKQQQQQHEQEEQEQDEPMDLQENNNNSDGEADTEDSLSVALPEETQAELGATEMEHSREEQQEATPHSSASTPPRSPTPPAGNLVPKLEQPATPPSESPSPSPSPTPTPRLPKLRLNALLASDPALKPDAKELHLSDKRLLAPPQQIKPEPQPQPQSSLQPDLVEPLLKPARFMCLPCGIAFSSPSTLEAHQAYYCSHRNKDAEEADGAGADKAGGADKSTAGGGAGGGSSGSEPPAKVARIGKQYACTQCSYSADKKVSLNRHMRMHQTSPAPSLGSLGSLGSLPSLTANGVPGAAGGSGGGGSSSSALEEGSSQQTDRYCSDCDIRFNNIKTYRAHKQHYCSSRRSDGRSTPKGGAAAAAEGATVAARESGGAGSAGSASAAAAATGKLSPQTRNKTPTPAMVAAAAAAAAAAAAAATLQAPTSQPFLALPTHPIIIVPCSLIRAASIIPGPLPTPSSGIVNLESTCFTVDNGAIKPLATALISNALAGNMNHFVNSLHMAALEPERPTAGAEGAGNPEPKSSSPAEPKRKEAGGSRESAPLDLSFRRSPISLLQHRQRHIRSAAAAAAAALLDVEEVLLGAGKENVESALSRAGGSVTPEQIVCAPSLPSSPSMSPSPKRRASPRSSGAGSASSMSPPGLNPHLLDIRSMLPADFGLSESLLAKTNPELALKLAAAAAAAVAAGGSAASSVAAAPSNVGNQQQQQQQPQIYVKQGVSKCKECNIVFCKYENYLAHKQHYCSARNQEPSGDGGDSKSAVSPSNAAAGNNVGASSVETTPVAYQQLICAACGIKYTSLDNLRAHQNYYCPKGGATAATALSEATKEKCGKCKTLHEHGHPCPAPPAATPLTAPASLQSGVSSGLNSVNKCPVCGVVSPTAALARKHMEMHGTVKAFRCSICQYKGNTLRGMRTHIRTHFDKKTSDVNEEHYMTCIFEEDNSGHAAAVSQELPAAAVVTVPQQEPPMEHPPQLFNCDYCNYASTYKGNVLRHMKLLHPHVAINSPSISPETREQETPLLPSVTPNAHEASNGEAISFHIKSEPGLDIPPTLHENNNSPIGTPLPHIKAEPLDIDGMSPTPLALPLPPPVASPLAAAAAEAMKKYCSVCDISFNYVKTFLAHKQFYCKSKPARPEVNDSPSPNANHLAGVGVGVGMGMVSGQPLQSPSELMLMQKNKENLQEAAI; from the exons ATGCTCAGCAGCAATACAAGAG GTGATTGTTCCGATACCACAGAAGAGATGACCGTTGACAGCAGAG ATTCCAAAGATTTAACCGCTCAGGAACTGGGCgaagagaagcagcaacagcagcagcacgagcaggaggagcaggagcaggacgaACCCATGGATCTgcaggaaaacaacaacaacagcgatgGGGAGGCAGACACAGAGGACTCCCTCTCCGTAGCATTACCAGAAGAGACGCAGGCAGAGCTGGGGGCAACAGAAATGGAGCACAGCCGggaggaacagcaggaggCTACGCCCCACAGCAGTGCCAGCACGCCGCCACGCAGTCCCACGCCGCCAGCTGGCAACCTGGTGCCCAAGCTGGAGCAGCCCGCAACACCACCCTCCGAGTCGCCATCACCGAGTCCttcgcccacgcccacgccgaGGCTGCCAAAGCTGCGACTCAATGCGCTGCTCGCCTCGGATCCCGCGCTGAAGCCCGATGCCAAGGAGCTGCACCTGTCGGACAAGCGATTGCTGGCACCGCCGCAGCAGATCAAACCAGAGCCACAACCGCAGCCGCAGTCCAGCCTGCAGCCCGATCTCGTGGAGCCGCTGCTGAAGCCCGCGCGTTTCATGTGCCTGCCCTGCGGCATTGCCTTCAGCTCGCCCTCCACGCTGGAGGCGCATCAGGCCTACTATTGCTCGCATCGCAACAAGGACGCGGAGGAGGCGGATGGCGCAGGTGCAGACAAAGCTGGGGGTGCGGACAAGTCCACAGCGGGTGGAGGcgctggcggtggcagcagcggctcggAGCCACCAGCCAAGGTGGCGCGCATCGGCAAGCAGTACGCGTGCACCCAATGCTCCTACAGTGCGGACAAGAAGGTGTCCCTCAACCGGCACATGCGCATGCATCAGACCTCGCCGGCGCCCAGTCTCGGGAGTCTGGGATCGCTGGGCAGTCTGCCCAGTCTCACGGCAAATGGTGTGCCAGgcgcggcaggcggcagcggtggaggcggcagcagcagcagcgccctcGAGGAGGGTTCTAGTCAA caaacggaCCGCTACTGCAGCGACTGTGATATACGCTTCAACAACATCAAGACCTACCGCGCCCACAAGCAGCACTACTGCAGCTCCCGACGCTCCGACGGCCGTTCGACGCCCAAAggtggcgcagcagcagcagccgagggTGCAACAGTCGCCGCTCGGGAGTCGGGCGGAGCGGGCTCTGCGGGCAGTGCCTCCGCGGCAGCTGCGGCAACCGGCAAACTCAGCCCTCAGACGCGTAATAAGACACCCACGCCAGCCatggtggcggcagcagcggcggcggcagcagcagcagcggcagctgccacattGCAGGCGCCCACGTCCCAACCCTTTCTGGCGCTGCCCACGCATCCGATCATCATTGTGCCGTGCAGCTTGATACGAGCAGCGAGCATTATTCCAGGACCACT CCCCACACCCTCCTCGGGCATTGTGAACCTCGAGTCCACCTGCTTCACCGTGGACAATGGCGCCATCAAGCCGCTGGCCACCGCTTTGATTAGCAATGCGCTGGCCGGGAACATGAATCACTTTGTCAATTCGCTGCACATGGCCGCGCTGGAGCCAGAACGTCCCACAGCAGGCGCCGAGGGAGCAGGGAACCCGGAGCCCAAGAGCAGCAGTCCAGCGGAGCCCAAGCGCAAGGAAGCAGGCGGCAGTCG TGAATCTGCGCCACTCGATCTCTCGTTTCGTCGCTCGCCCATTTCCCTCTTGCAGCATCGCCAGCGGCACATAcgctccgctgctgctgctgcggccgccgCGCTGCTGGACGTCGAGGAAGTGCTGCTGGGCGCGGGCAAGGAGAACGTGGAGTCTGCCCTCAGTCGAGCTGGCGGCAGTGTGACGCCCGAGCAGATCGTGTGTGCGCCCTCGCTGCCCAGCAGCCCCTCGATGAGTCCCTCGCCCAAGCGACGTGCCAGTCCGCGAAGCTCTGGAGCGGGCAGTGCCTCCTCCATGTCGCCGCCTGGCCTGAATCCACATCTGCTGGACATACGCTCCATGCTGCCAGCGGACTTTGGGCTGTCCGAgtcgctgctggccaagaccAATCCGGAGTTGGCGCTCAAGCTGGCGGCAGCCGCGGCGGCAGCTGTTGCGGCGGGTGGGAGTGCCGCGTCCTCGGTGGCTGCAGCGCCCTCCAATGTAggaaaccagcagcagcaacagcagcagccgcagatcTACGTGAAGCAGGGCGTGTCCAAGTGCAAGGAGTGCAACATTGTCTTCTGCAAATACGAGAATTATTTGGCCCACAAGCAGCACTACTGCTCGGCGCGCAACCAAGAGCCAAGCGGCGATGGCGGCGACTCCAAGTCCGCCGTTTCGCCCTCGAATGCCGCAGCGGGCAACAATGTTGGCGCCTCCTCGGTGGAGACCACGCCCGTGGCCTATCAGCAACTCATTTGCGCCGCCTGCGGCATCAAGTACACCTCGCTGGACAATCTGCGCGCACATCAGAACTACTACTGCCCCAAGGGTGGTGCCACGGCGGCCACAGCGCTCTCGGAGGCCACCAAGGAGAAGTGCGGCAAGTGCAAGACGCTGCACGAGCACGGACATCCCTGCCCGGCGCCACCTGCGGCCACGCCGCTGACAGCGCCCGCCAGCCTGCAGTCGGGCGTCTCCTCGGGCCTCAACAGCGTCAACAAGTGTCCCGTGTGCGGCGTGGTGAGTCCCACAGCGGCACTGGCACGCAAGCACATGGAGATGCATGGCACGGTGAAGGCGTTCCGCTGCAGCATTTGCCAGTACAAGGGGAACACGCTGCGCGGCATGCGCACCCACATCAGGACGCACTTCGACAAGAAGACGAGCGACGTCAACGAGGAGCACTACATGACGTGCATCTTCGAGGAGGATAACTCGGGCCATGCCGCTGCTGTGTCGCAGGagctgccagcagcggcagtcgtGACCGTgccgcagcaggagccacCCATGGAGCATCCGCCGCAGCTGTTTAACTGCGATTATTGCAATTATGCCTCGACCTACAAGGGCAATGTG CTGCGTCACATGAAGCTGCTGCATCCGCATGTGGCCATCAATTCTCCCTCAATATCCCCCGAGACACGTGAACAGgagacgccgctgctgcccagcgTCACGCCGAATGCGCACGAAGCATCCAATGGCGAGGCCATCAG CTTCCACATCAAATCAGAGCCTGGACTGGACATTCCACCGACGCTGCACGAGAACAACAACTCTCCCATTGGCACACCCTTGCCGCACATCAAGGCCGAGCCGCTGGACATTGACGGCATGTCGCCCACcccgctggcgctgccactgccgccgcctgtgGCCTCACCgctggcagccgctgccgccgagGCCATGAAGAAGTACTGCTCCGTGTGCGACATATCCTTCAACTATGTGAAGACCTTTTTGGCCCACAAGCAGTTCTACTGCAAGAGCAAGCCAGCAAGGCCCGAGGTGAACGACAGTCCCAGCCCCAATGCCAATCACCTggcgggagtgggagtgggtgtcGGCATGGGCATGGTGAGTGGCCAGCCGCTGCAATCGCCCAGCGAACTGATGCTGATGCAAAAGAACAAGGAGAACCTGCAGGAGGCGGCCATTTGA
- the LOC117901953 gene encoding zinc finger protein ush isoform X1 has translation MSRRKQSNPKPLNKGDCSDTTEEMTVDSRDSKDLTAQELGEEKQQQQQHEQEEQEQDEPMDLQENNNNSDGEADTEDSLSVALPEETQAELGATEMEHSREEQQEATPHSSASTPPRSPTPPAGNLVPKLEQPATPPSESPSPSPSPTPTPRLPKLRLNALLASDPALKPDAKELHLSDKRLLAPPQQIKPEPQPQPQSSLQPDLVEPLLKPARFMCLPCGIAFSSPSTLEAHQAYYCSHRNKDAEEADGAGADKAGGADKSTAGGGAGGGSSGSEPPAKVARIGKQYACTQCSYSADKKVSLNRHMRMHQTSPAPSLGSLGSLGSLPSLTANGVPGAAGGSGGGGSSSSALEEGSSQQQTDRYCSDCDIRFNNIKTYRAHKQHYCSSRRSDGRSTPKGGAAAAAEGATVAARESGGAGSAGSASAAAAATGKLSPQTRNKTPTPAMVAAAAAAAAAAAAAATLQAPTSQPFLALPTHPIIIVPCSLIRAASIIPGPLPTPSSGIVNLESTCFTVDNGAIKPLATALISNALAGNMNHFVNSLHMAALEPERPTAGAEGAGNPEPKSSSPAEPKRKEAGGSRESAPLDLSFRRSPISLLQHRQRHIRSAAAAAAAALLDVEEVLLGAGKENVESALSRAGGSVTPEQIVCAPSLPSSPSMSPSPKRRASPRSSGAGSASSMSPPGLNPHLLDIRSMLPADFGLSESLLAKTNPELALKLAAAAAAAVAAGGSAASSVAAAPSNVGNQQQQQQQPQIYVKQGVSKCKECNIVFCKYENYLAHKQHYCSARNQEPSGDGGDSKSAVSPSNAAAGNNVGASSVETTPVAYQQLICAACGIKYTSLDNLRAHQNYYCPKGGATAATALSEATKEKCGKCKTLHEHGHPCPAPPAATPLTAPASLQSGVSSGLNSVNKCPVCGVVSPTAALARKHMEMHGTVKAFRCSICQYKGNTLRGMRTHIRTHFDKKTSDVNEEHYMTCIFEEDNSGHAAAVSQELPAAAVVTVPQQEPPMEHPPQLFNCDYCNYASTYKGNVLRHMKLLHPHVAINSPSISPETREQETPLLPSVTPNAHEASNGEAISFHIKSEPGLDIPPTLHENNNSPIGTPLPHIKAEPLDIDGMSPTPLALPLPPPVASPLAAAAAEAMKKYCSVCDISFNYVKTFLAHKQFYCKSKPARPEVNDSPSPNANHLAGVGVGVGMGMVSGQPLQSPSELMLMQKNKENLQEAAI, from the exons GTGATTGTTCCGATACCACAGAAGAGATGACCGTTGACAGCAGAG ATTCCAAAGATTTAACCGCTCAGGAACTGGGCgaagagaagcagcaacagcagcagcacgagcaggaggagcaggagcaggacgaACCCATGGATCTgcaggaaaacaacaacaacagcgatgGGGAGGCAGACACAGAGGACTCCCTCTCCGTAGCATTACCAGAAGAGACGCAGGCAGAGCTGGGGGCAACAGAAATGGAGCACAGCCGggaggaacagcaggaggCTACGCCCCACAGCAGTGCCAGCACGCCGCCACGCAGTCCCACGCCGCCAGCTGGCAACCTGGTGCCCAAGCTGGAGCAGCCCGCAACACCACCCTCCGAGTCGCCATCACCGAGTCCttcgcccacgcccacgccgaGGCTGCCAAAGCTGCGACTCAATGCGCTGCTCGCCTCGGATCCCGCGCTGAAGCCCGATGCCAAGGAGCTGCACCTGTCGGACAAGCGATTGCTGGCACCGCCGCAGCAGATCAAACCAGAGCCACAACCGCAGCCGCAGTCCAGCCTGCAGCCCGATCTCGTGGAGCCGCTGCTGAAGCCCGCGCGTTTCATGTGCCTGCCCTGCGGCATTGCCTTCAGCTCGCCCTCCACGCTGGAGGCGCATCAGGCCTACTATTGCTCGCATCGCAACAAGGACGCGGAGGAGGCGGATGGCGCAGGTGCAGACAAAGCTGGGGGTGCGGACAAGTCCACAGCGGGTGGAGGcgctggcggtggcagcagcggctcggAGCCACCAGCCAAGGTGGCGCGCATCGGCAAGCAGTACGCGTGCACCCAATGCTCCTACAGTGCGGACAAGAAGGTGTCCCTCAACCGGCACATGCGCATGCATCAGACCTCGCCGGCGCCCAGTCTCGGGAGTCTGGGATCGCTGGGCAGTCTGCCCAGTCTCACGGCAAATGGTGTGCCAGgcgcggcaggcggcagcggtggaggcggcagcagcagcagcgccctcGAGGAGGGTTCTAGTCAA cagcaaacggaCCGCTACTGCAGCGACTGTGATATACGCTTCAACAACATCAAGACCTACCGCGCCCACAAGCAGCACTACTGCAGCTCCCGACGCTCCGACGGCCGTTCGACGCCCAAAggtggcgcagcagcagcagccgagggTGCAACAGTCGCCGCTCGGGAGTCGGGCGGAGCGGGCTCTGCGGGCAGTGCCTCCGCGGCAGCTGCGGCAACCGGCAAACTCAGCCCTCAGACGCGTAATAAGACACCCACGCCAGCCatggtggcggcagcagcggcggcggcagcagcagcagcggcagctgccacattGCAGGCGCCCACGTCCCAACCCTTTCTGGCGCTGCCCACGCATCCGATCATCATTGTGCCGTGCAGCTTGATACGAGCAGCGAGCATTATTCCAGGACCACT CCCCACACCCTCCTCGGGCATTGTGAACCTCGAGTCCACCTGCTTCACCGTGGACAATGGCGCCATCAAGCCGCTGGCCACCGCTTTGATTAGCAATGCGCTGGCCGGGAACATGAATCACTTTGTCAATTCGCTGCACATGGCCGCGCTGGAGCCAGAACGTCCCACAGCAGGCGCCGAGGGAGCAGGGAACCCGGAGCCCAAGAGCAGCAGTCCAGCGGAGCCCAAGCGCAAGGAAGCAGGCGGCAGTCG TGAATCTGCGCCACTCGATCTCTCGTTTCGTCGCTCGCCCATTTCCCTCTTGCAGCATCGCCAGCGGCACATAcgctccgctgctgctgctgcggccgccgCGCTGCTGGACGTCGAGGAAGTGCTGCTGGGCGCGGGCAAGGAGAACGTGGAGTCTGCCCTCAGTCGAGCTGGCGGCAGTGTGACGCCCGAGCAGATCGTGTGTGCGCCCTCGCTGCCCAGCAGCCCCTCGATGAGTCCCTCGCCCAAGCGACGTGCCAGTCCGCGAAGCTCTGGAGCGGGCAGTGCCTCCTCCATGTCGCCGCCTGGCCTGAATCCACATCTGCTGGACATACGCTCCATGCTGCCAGCGGACTTTGGGCTGTCCGAgtcgctgctggccaagaccAATCCGGAGTTGGCGCTCAAGCTGGCGGCAGCCGCGGCGGCAGCTGTTGCGGCGGGTGGGAGTGCCGCGTCCTCGGTGGCTGCAGCGCCCTCCAATGTAggaaaccagcagcagcaacagcagcagccgcagatcTACGTGAAGCAGGGCGTGTCCAAGTGCAAGGAGTGCAACATTGTCTTCTGCAAATACGAGAATTATTTGGCCCACAAGCAGCACTACTGCTCGGCGCGCAACCAAGAGCCAAGCGGCGATGGCGGCGACTCCAAGTCCGCCGTTTCGCCCTCGAATGCCGCAGCGGGCAACAATGTTGGCGCCTCCTCGGTGGAGACCACGCCCGTGGCCTATCAGCAACTCATTTGCGCCGCCTGCGGCATCAAGTACACCTCGCTGGACAATCTGCGCGCACATCAGAACTACTACTGCCCCAAGGGTGGTGCCACGGCGGCCACAGCGCTCTCGGAGGCCACCAAGGAGAAGTGCGGCAAGTGCAAGACGCTGCACGAGCACGGACATCCCTGCCCGGCGCCACCTGCGGCCACGCCGCTGACAGCGCCCGCCAGCCTGCAGTCGGGCGTCTCCTCGGGCCTCAACAGCGTCAACAAGTGTCCCGTGTGCGGCGTGGTGAGTCCCACAGCGGCACTGGCACGCAAGCACATGGAGATGCATGGCACGGTGAAGGCGTTCCGCTGCAGCATTTGCCAGTACAAGGGGAACACGCTGCGCGGCATGCGCACCCACATCAGGACGCACTTCGACAAGAAGACGAGCGACGTCAACGAGGAGCACTACATGACGTGCATCTTCGAGGAGGATAACTCGGGCCATGCCGCTGCTGTGTCGCAGGagctgccagcagcggcagtcgtGACCGTgccgcagcaggagccacCCATGGAGCATCCGCCGCAGCTGTTTAACTGCGATTATTGCAATTATGCCTCGACCTACAAGGGCAATGTG CTGCGTCACATGAAGCTGCTGCATCCGCATGTGGCCATCAATTCTCCCTCAATATCCCCCGAGACACGTGAACAGgagacgccgctgctgcccagcgTCACGCCGAATGCGCACGAAGCATCCAATGGCGAGGCCATCAG CTTCCACATCAAATCAGAGCCTGGACTGGACATTCCACCGACGCTGCACGAGAACAACAACTCTCCCATTGGCACACCCTTGCCGCACATCAAGGCCGAGCCGCTGGACATTGACGGCATGTCGCCCACcccgctggcgctgccactgccgccgcctgtgGCCTCACCgctggcagccgctgccgccgagGCCATGAAGAAGTACTGCTCCGTGTGCGACATATCCTTCAACTATGTGAAGACCTTTTTGGCCCACAAGCAGTTCTACTGCAAGAGCAAGCCAGCAAGGCCCGAGGTGAACGACAGTCCCAGCCCCAATGCCAATCACCTggcgggagtgggagtgggtgtcGGCATGGGCATGGTGAGTGGCCAGCCGCTGCAATCGCCCAGCGAACTGATGCTGATGCAAAAGAACAAGGAGAACCTGCAGGAGGCGGCCATTTGA